A genome region from Nicotiana tabacum cultivar K326 chromosome 13, ASM71507v2, whole genome shotgun sequence includes the following:
- the LOC107799284 gene encoding bifunctional TH2 protein, mitochondrial codes for MRFSLLSPLVLNPVIRFSNSNALFGLRFQLYPRYSGYLRSPVTMASAKPKPAAAVNKFPVEEECVGIARKCWIKFKRESTFALYTPFVVSLASGTLNLDTFRHYIAQDVHFLKSFAQAYEAAEECTDDDDAKVGISELRKNVIEELKMHDAVLKEWDIDLVKESTLNPATAKYTDFLSATASGKVEGVKAAILATPFERTKLAAYTLGAMTPCMRLYAYIGKELQAFLEGEKIHPYKKWIDSYASEGFQASALQTEDLLDKLSVPLTGEELDIIEKLYHQAMKLEIDFFLTQPLVQKAVIPLSKDHNPAEHRLTIFSDFDLTCTVVDSSAILAEIAIITAPRSDQNRPENQIARMLSADLRNTWGDLSKQYTEEYEQCIEKMLLTEKAEKFDYERLHKTLEELSDFEKRANTRVIESGVLKGLNLEDIKRAGQRLILQDGCTNFFQSIIRNENLNADIHVLSYCWCGDLIRSSFSSGGIDALNVHANEFMFQESLSTGEIVKKVESPIDKVQAFSKIRMNCGNDQKNLTVYIGDSVGDLLCLLEADVGIVLGTSSSLRTVGNHFGVSFVPLFPGVVQKQKMCTGVDSSSCWKGLSGVLYTASSWAEIHAFVLGS; via the exons ATGCGCTTCTCATTATTATCGCCCCTTGTTCTTAACCCagtcatcagattctccaattcCAACGCGCTTTTTGGGTTACGATTCCAATTATACCCTCGTTACTCTGGGTATTTACGATCGCCCGTTACAATGGCGTCGGCGAAACCAAAGCCGGCGGCGGCGGTGAACAAGTTTCCGGTAGAGGAGGAATGTGTGGGTATAGCGAGGAAGTGTTGGATCAAGTTCAAGAGAGAGTCTACTTTCGCATTGTACACTCCGTTTGTGGTTAGTTTGGCATCAGGAACCCTAAATCTGGACACTTTCCGCCATTACATTGCTCAGGATGTTCATTTCCTCAAATCCTTCGCTCAAGC GTATGAAGCTGCAGAAGAGTGTACTGACGATGACGATGCGAAGGTTGGCATTAGTGAATTGCGGAAGAATGTTATTGAAGAACTTAAAATGCATGATGCAGTTTTAAAA GAGTGGGACATTGATCTGGTCAAAGAGTCCACTCTTAACCCTGCAACGGCCAAGTACACAGATTTTTTATCAGCTACAGCCTCAGGAAAGGTGGAAGGAGTAAAAGCTGCTATACTTGCCACACCATTTGAGAGAACGAAGTTGGCAGCTTATACTCTAGGTGCTATGACTCCTTGCATGAGGCTTTACGCCTATATTGGTAAGGAGCTGCAAGCGTTCCTCGAGGGAGAGAAAATTCATCCATACAAGAAGTGGATTGACAGTTATGCCTCTGAAGGTTTCCAG GCATCAGCTCTTCAAACCGAGGACTTGTTGGATAAACTGAGTGTCCCTTTGACAGGCGAGGAGCTTGACATCATTGAAAAGCTTTATCATCAAGCAATGAAACTTGAAATTGATTTCTTCTTAACCCAGCCACTTGTTCAGAAAGCTGTCATCCCTTTGTCAAAAGATCACAACCCTGCTGAACACCGGCTTACAATATTTTCTGATTTCGATTTGACGTGCACTGTTGTTGATTCTTCTGCCATCTTGGCTGAAATTGCAATTATAACAGCACCGAGATCTGATCAAAATCGACCAGAGAATCAAATTGCGCGGATGTTGTCGGCTGATTTGAGGAATACATGGGGAGATCTCTCTAAGCAGTACACTGAAGAGTATGAGCAATGTATAGAGAAGATGTTACTTACTGAAAAAG CGGAAAAATTTGATTATGAAAGGCTGCATAAAACACTTGAGGAACTTTCTGATTTTGAGAAAAGAGCAAATACTAGGGTGATTGAATCTGGGGTACTGAAAGGTTTAAACCTTGAAGACATAAAACGAGCTGGGCAGCGATTGATTCTCCAGGATGGTTGCACCAACTTCTTCCAGAGCATAATAAGAAATGAAAATCTCAATGCAGACATTCATGTCCTCTCCTATTGCTGGTGTGGCGACCTTATTAGGTCTTCCTTTTCATCAG GGGGTATAGATGCTCTGAATGTGCATGCCAATGAGTTTATGTTTCAAGAATCTCTATCCACTGGTGAAATTGTTAAGAAAGTTGAATCCCCCATTGACAAGGTTCAAGCATTCAGTAAAATTCGAATGAACTGTGGCAATGACCAAAAAAATCTGACTGTTTATATTGGGGATTCAGTCGGCGACTTACTTTGCTTGCTTGAAGCAGATGTTGGCATAGTGCTTGGTACGAGCTCAAGTCTAAGGACGGTGGGGAATCATTTTGGTGTTTCTTTTGTTCCTCTGTTTCCAGGTGTTGTCCAGAAACAGAAGATGTGCACTGGGGTAGACTCATCAAGTTGTTGGAAGGGACTATCTGGTGTTCTCTATACTGCCTCTAGCTGGGCTGAGATACATGCTTTTGTATTGGGGTCATGA